A genome region from Oryzias melastigma strain HK-1 linkage group LG12, ASM292280v2, whole genome shotgun sequence includes the following:
- the ciz1a gene encoding cdkn1a interacting zinc finger protein 1a, which produces MFNPHIHQQQQQQQLQQHLRHLHQLFQQQPPPPPPPQPPPAHHVAHHHQTQRAIPVQAQAAPPPRMVNLCQTNQTTIIAPNPMLQGALLMQQMQGNIRSFGMGGQQFRQFYAAGSRSSLLGPVPMGMAIKSPIMGFPAARPFHPHTRFFNPTTSASVISATDVAARHADRKRDSEQMAGGSTDDQPAATAAAATATSSTSEAADKTQADGSVASVEEQNSEEQLKEPLMKRQKTEGSEKPKIQSLGETASASHLELNSNAEEVQPEGTTQEDSGSSKGSDVAEVLEDTIENQDYSCLSANSPSGQPSEEDQKVNPPAEEHKDTSLASPASQEEDDEGVAEGSNKFYCYLCSITCHNQQNFRSHMNSISHQQRMMEIQYMSNACLVTLLPRVQESLQGANKDGEKKSDSKRWCATCHSHFTCSTTEHRCSEEHKLATTTNVSFCIVCKKHFKTSQHFLEHLHTQGHRQKLQEKGCDALVKLTALDTDEFSLENEEGSGGEGETEGNQGDTQDGWSSLKEVTLNDISSDEQYDPDTIYGPSFLVPVAGFICKLCNKFYHFESSAAHTHCKSLKHFENLRSYRELVIQKGEGGQSSRKSCVAADSGGPATQSSTDCSEKDVASNRNSLQSSISVNQLEIQKEKQPAETDSNLQDFSALSAGSPDEALSTHHKDEENSPYASAAPESEADLLRSSAEEADSEPAAVAENSNEEEEAPAGPGKKNGTGKGKAAPKRRSGRAANRR; this is translated from the exons ATGTTCAACCCACACatccatcagcagcagcagcaacaacagctTCAGCAACACTTGCGGCATTTGCATCAACTTTTCCAGCAGcagcctccacctcctcctccaccgcAGCCACCCCCGGCGCACCATGTGGCCCATCACCACCAGACGCAGCG AGCAATTCCTGTCCAAGCTCAAGCCGCCCCTCCTCCAAGAATGGTCAACCTGTGCCAGACAAACCAGACGACCATCATCGCCCCCAATCCAATGCTGCAGGGCGCTCTGCTGATGCAACAGATGCAGG GCAACATACGGAGTTTTGGCATGGGTGGACAGCAGTTCCGACAGTTCTACGCTGCAGGAAGCAGGTCGTCCCTGCTCGGGCCGGTTCCCATGGGCATGGCCATCAAGTCCCCCATAATGGGCTTCCCAGCTGCACGACCCTTCCACCCACACACTCGCTTCTTCAACCCCACCACCTCAGCCTCTGTCATCTCTGCCACA GATGTTGCAGCTCGCCACGCAGACAGGAAGAGGGACAGTGAACAGATGGCAGGAGGGAGCACAGATGACCAGCCAGctgctactgctgctgctgctactgcGACGAGCAGTACAAGTGAAGCTGCTGACAAGACTCAAGCAG aTGGTTCTGTGGCATCGGTGGAGGAGCAGAACTCTGAGGAGCAGCTTAAAGAGCCATTGATGAAAAGACAGAAGACAGAAGG gtcagaaaaacctaaaatacaaagtttggGTGAAACAGCCTCTGCCTCTCATTTGGAGTTGAACAGCAACGCTGAAGAAGTCCAGCCAGAAG GCACCACACAGGAAGATTCTGGCTCCAGCAAAGGATCAGATGTTGCTGAAGTACTGGAAGACACAATAGAGAACCAG GATTACAGCTGTTTGTCGGCCAATTCACCCTCCGGTCAGCCCAGCGAGGAGGATCAGAAAGTAAATCCACCAGCAGAAGAGCACAAAGATACCTCTTTGGCTTCACCAGCCAGCCAGGAAGAAGATGATGAAGGAGTAGCAGAAGGCTCCAACAAGTTCTACTGCTACCTCTGCAGCATCACCTGCCACAACCAGCAA aactTCAGGAGTCACATGAACAGCATTTCTCACCAGCAGAGGATGATGGAGATACAGTACATGAGTAATGCCTGTCTGGTCACTTTGCTGCCACGAGTGCAGGAGTCTCTTCAGGGAGCAAACAAAGATGG agaaaaaaaatctgattcaaaGCGATGGTGTGCAACATGCCACAGCCATTTCACCTGCAGTACCACGGAGCACCGATGCTCCGAGGAACACAAA CTTGCTACTACAACAAATGTCTCATTCTGCATCGTCTGTAAGAAACACTTCAAGACATCTCAACATTTTTTGGAGCACTTGCACACTCAGGGACACAGACAGAAG CTGCAGGAAAAAGGCTGTGACGCCTTAGTGAAGCTGACGGCGTTGGACACAGACGAGTTTTCATTAGAAAACGAGGAGGGAAGTGGAGGCGAAGGAGAGACTGAAGGAAATCAAGGAGACACACAG GATGGCTGGTCGTCCCTTAAAGAAGTGACCTTAAATGACATTTCGAGTGATGAACAGTATGATCCTGACACCATTTATG GACCCAGTTTTTTAGTTCCTGTCGCAGGTTTCATCTGCAAACTCTGCAACAAGTTTTACCACTTTGAATCCTCGGCTGCACACACCCACTGCAAATCATTGAAGCACTTTGAGAACCTCAGG AGCTACAGAGAGTTGGTGATTCAGAAAGGTGAAGGGGGTCAATCCTCCAGGAAGTCTTGTGTAGCAGCGGACAGCGGCGGGCCTGCGACACAGAGTTCCACAGACTGTTCTGAAAAAGATGTAGCTTCAAACCGAAACTCTTTGCAGTCTAGTATTTCTGTTAACCAACTAGAAATACAGAAGGAAAAGCAGCCAGCAGAAACTGACTCCAACCTGCAGGACTTCTCGGCGTTAAGCGCTGGCAGCCCAGACGAAGCCCTCAGCACGCATCACAAGGATGAAGAAAACTCGCCCTATGCATCTGCGGCGCCAGAGAGTGAAGCCGATTTGCTTCGTAGCAGCGCGGAGGAGGCAGACTCAGAACCGGCCGCGGTGGCGGAGAATTCAAACGAAGAAGAGGAAGCTCCTGCTGGTCCAGGAAAGAAGAACGGCACAGGGAAAGGGAAAGCAGCGCCCAAGCGCAGGTCAGGGAGAGCCGCAAACAGGCGCTGA
- the lg12h9orf16 gene encoding UPF0184 protein C9orf16 homolog codes for MSGPNGDPNISAENGIIDDEDEFGEEEYAAINSMLDQINSYLDDLEERNDALNGKLHELLESNRQARQEFRAQLLESQKQEGQSIQGENQSAELSASPASKEDQNADREGSQISDQKT; via the exons ATGTCTGGACCAAATGGTGATCCAAATATCTCCGCAGAAAATGGGATTATTGACGACGAGGACGAATTTGGCGAGGAGG AGTACGCTGCCATAAACTCCATGCTGGATCAGATCAACTCCTACTTGGATGACCTGGAGGAAAGGAACGATGCACTTAATGGAAAACTGCATGAACTGCTGGAGTCAAACCGACAAGCTCGCCAGGAGTTCAGGGCCCAACTTC TTGAATCCCAAAAACAAGAGGGGCAGTCCATCCAGGGGGAGAACCAGTCCGCAGAGCTGTCAGCCTCTCCCGCCAGCAAGGAAGACCAAAATGCAGATAGGGAGGGCTCACAAATTAGTGACCAAAAGACATAG
- the surf2 gene encoding surfeit locus protein 2, with protein MEDLPADLRAALVSQPFFELTDNKKIKCTLNGHELPCNLTELQKFTEGKKYKKLSSRAEFNYSQYEPHIIPSTKQPNQLFCKLTLRHLNRDPHHVLIHVNGKRFKKALAQYEECVKQGIEFVPERLKNKRPKEKDEDFSRGMSSKHSSSVWEPSCSDDEDHSDSEDSMSDLYPSSMFTLKNPVEENMEEEGEEDDEDEFQTDEEMEEKVVQKRKKVQSGGFQKKFRNNRWKSGRKKQQKVQNGK; from the exons ATGGAGGATTTACCTGCGGACCTCAGAGCCGCCCTCGTCAGTCAACCTTTTTTTGAGCTTACAGATAATAAAAAG ATCAAATGCACCCTGAATGGTCATGAACTTCCTTGCAACCTGACTGAGCTGCAGAAATTCACCGAAGGAAAAAAGTACAAGAAACTGAGTTCTAGAGCAGAGTTTAACTACAGCCAGTATGAACCACATATTATTCCAAGCACAAAACAACC caatcagcttttCTGTAAGTTGACTCTCAGACATCTGAACCGGGATCCACACCATGTCCTCATCCACGTTAATGGGAAACGCTTCAAGAAAGCCCTTGCTCAAT ACGAGGAGTGTGTAAAACAGGGGATTGAATTTGTTCCGGAaaggttgaaaaataaaaggcccaaagaaaaagatgaagatttCAGTAGAGGGATGTCCTCAAAGCACTCGAGCAGCGTGTGGGAACCCTCATGCAGCGACGACGAGGATCACAGTGACTCTGAAGACAGCATGAGTGACCTCTACCCCT CCTctatgtttactttaaaaaatccagTTGAAGAAAATatggaggaggaaggagaagaagaTGATGAGGATGAGTTCCAAACTGACGAGGAGATGGAAGAGAAAGTTGTACAGAAACGCAAAAAG gtaCAGAGTGGCGGTTTTCAGAAGAAGTTTCGAAATAATCGGTGGAAATCAGGACgcaagaaacaacaaaaagttcaaaatggaaagtaa
- the surf4 gene encoding surfeit locus protein 4 isoform X1, whose protein sequence is MGQEDFMNKAEDVADQFLRVTKQYLPHLARLCLISTFLEDGIRMWFQWNEQRDYIEATWSCGYFLATCFVLLNLIGQLGGCVLILSRNFVQYACFGLFGIIALQTIAYSILWDLKFLMRYLALGGGLLLLLAESRSEGKSMFAGVPSMGESSPKQYMQLGGRVLLVLMFMTLLHFDSNFFSVSVTMSFSQPNFFLKMYSVLAENKSIIFNVELNSFIVVVGLLTLKPF, encoded by the exons ATGGGGCAGGAGGATTTTATGAACAAAGCCGAAGACGTGGCAGACCAG TTCTTGCGGGTCACCAAACAGTACCTGCCCCATTTGGCGCGCCTGTGTCTTATCAGCACTTTCCTTGAAGATGGCATCCGCATGTGGTTCCAGTGGAACGAGCAGAGAGACTACATTGAGGCCACCTGGAGCTGTGGCTACTTCTTGGCTACATGCTTTGTGTTGCTTAACCTTATTGGACAGCTAG GTGGCTGTGTCCTCATCCTCAGTAGGAATTTTGTACAGTACGCTTGCTTCGGATTATTTGGCATCATAGCTCTACAG ACTATTGCATACAGCATTTTATGGGACCTTAAGTTTCTGATGAGGTAC CTGGCCCTGGGAGGTGGTCTTCTCCTGCTGCTGGCGGAGTCTCGTTCAGAAGGAAAGAGCATGTTTGCCGGGGTCCCCTCCATGGGGGAGAGTTCACCAAAGCAGTACATGCAGCTGGGAGGCCGAGTTCTGCTCGTGCTCATGTTCATGACCCTCTTGCACTTCGACTCCAACTTCTTCTCTGTGAGTGTCACAATGTCCTTTTCACAGCctaacttctttttaaaaatgtattcagtttTAGCTGAGAACAAAAGCATAATTTTCAATgtagaattaaacagttttattgtaGTGGTTGGTCTGTTGACACTCAAAcctttttga
- the surf4 gene encoding surfeit locus protein 4 isoform X2 yields MGQEDFMNKAEDVADQFLRVTKQYLPHLARLCLISTFLEDGIRMWFQWNEQRDYIEATWSCGYFLATCFVLLNLIGQLGGCVLILSRNFVQYACFGLFGIIALQTIAYSILWDLKFLMRXLALGGGLLLLLAESRSEGKSMFAGVPSMGESSPKQYMQLGGRVLLVLMFMTLLHFDSNFFSVSVTMSFSQPNFFLKMYSVLAENKSIIFNVELNSFIVVVGLLTLKPF; encoded by the exons ATGGGGCAGGAGGATTTTATGAACAAAGCCGAAGACGTGGCAGACCAG TTCTTGCGGGTCACCAAACAGTACCTGCCCCATTTGGCGCGCCTGTGTCTTATCAGCACTTTCCTTGAAGATGGCATCCGCATGTGGTTCCAGTGGAACGAGCAGAGAGACTACATTGAGGCCACCTGGAGCTGTGGCTACTTCTTGGCTACATGCTTTGTGTTGCTTAACCTTATTGGACAGCTAG GTGGCTGTGTCCTCATCCTCAGTAGGAATTTTGTACAGTACGCTTGCTTCGGATTATTTGGCATCATAGCTCTACAG ACTATTGCATACAGCATTTTATGGGACCTTAAGTTTCTGATGAGG NATCTGGCCCTGGGAGGTGGTCTTCTCCTGCTGCTGGCGGAGTCTCGTTCAGAAGGAAAGAGCATGTTTGCCGGGGTCCCCTCCATGGGGGAGAGTTCACCAAAGCAGTACATGCAGCTGGGAGGCCGAGTTCTGCTCGTGCTCATGTTCATGACCCTCTTGCACTTCGACTCCAACTTCTTCTCTGTGAGTGTCACAATGTCCTTTTCACAGCctaacttctttttaaaaatgtattcagtttTAGCTGAGAACAAAAGCATAATTTTCAATgtagaattaaacagttttattgtaGTGGTTGGTCTGTTGACACTCAAAcctttttga
- the surf4 gene encoding surfeit locus protein 4 isoform X3: protein MWFQWNEQRDYIEATWSCGYFLATCFVLLNLIGQLGGCVLILSRNFVQYACFGLFGIIALQTIAYSILWDLKFLMRYLALGGGLLLLLAESRSEGKSMFAGVPSMGESSPKQYMQLGGRVLLVLMFMTLLHFDSNFFSVSVTMSFSQPNFFLKMYSVLAENKSIIFNVELNSFIVVVGLLTLKPF from the exons ATGTGGTTCCAGTGGAACGAGCAGAGAGACTACATTGAGGCCACCTGGAGCTGTGGCTACTTCTTGGCTACATGCTTTGTGTTGCTTAACCTTATTGGACAGCTAG GTGGCTGTGTCCTCATCCTCAGTAGGAATTTTGTACAGTACGCTTGCTTCGGATTATTTGGCATCATAGCTCTACAG ACTATTGCATACAGCATTTTATGGGACCTTAAGTTTCTGATGAGGTAC CTGGCCCTGGGAGGTGGTCTTCTCCTGCTGCTGGCGGAGTCTCGTTCAGAAGGAAAGAGCATGTTTGCCGGGGTCCCCTCCATGGGGGAGAGTTCACCAAAGCAGTACATGCAGCTGGGAGGCCGAGTTCTGCTCGTGCTCATGTTCATGACCCTCTTGCACTTCGACTCCAACTTCTTCTCTGTGAGTGTCACAATGTCCTTTTCACAGCctaacttctttttaaaaatgtattcagtttTAGCTGAGAACAAAAGCATAATTTTCAATgtagaattaaacagttttattgtaGTGGTTGGTCTGTTGACACTCAAAcctttttga